The genomic interval GCAGGCGGCGATTTCCCGCGTATTCTTGTCCTGATCGTTGTATTTCCAGAGATCCGCCACGAGTTTCAGCAACGCAAAGAGGTTCGTCGGCGACGAGACGATCACCTTCCGCTCATAGGCGTCGGACCAGATCTTCGGGTCGCTCTGCAGCGCCGCCAGGAAGGCCGGTTCGTTCGGGACGAACATGATGACGAAATCGGGCGAATTCAGCCGCCGCTGGTACTCCTTGCGGCCGAGTTCGACGACGTGCTGCCGCACCGAAGCGACGTGTGCCGCCAGGTGGCGTCGGCGCTCCTCCTCGCTTTCGGCCGCCGTGTAGTTGACGAAGGCCGTGAGCGAGACCTTCGAGTCGATGACGATATCCTTCTTCTCGGGGAGGTGCAGCACCACGTCGGGCCGCAGGTTGCGGCCCTCCTCGTCCTTGATGTTGTACTGCGTCTCGTAGTGGATCCCCTTCGAGAGCGACGAACTGTCGAGGATCGTCTCCAGCAGCATTTCGCCCCAGTCGCCCTGCACCTTCGAGTTGCCCTTCAGGGCGTCGGTCAGGTTCCGGGCATCGGCCGAGATGTGCTGGTTGAGCTCCATGAGGCGCTTGAGCTCGTTTTTCAGTTCGCCGCGCTGTTCGTTCTCGTGGGAGTAGATGCGCTCGACCCGCTCGCGGAACTCCGTGATGTTTTCGCGGAAAGGCTTCAGCAGGAGGTCCAGCGACTCCTTGTTCGTCTGCTTGAACGCCCGCGACTGCTCGCCGAGGATCTCCGTGGCGAGGTTTTTGAATTCCAGGCGAAAACGCTCCTCCAACTTTTCGCGTGCGGCACGCTCGGCCTCGCGTTCTTCGGCGTTTTTCGCACGCAGCGAGGCGATTTCCGAATCGGTCGAGGCCTGCAGGGCCGCCAGTTCGGTCCGTGTGCGGAGGTGCGCTTCGCGCAGGTCGTGCAGCTCGCGTTCGGCCGTATCGCGCCCCTGGCGGGTCTCCGCAAGGAGGGTTTCCGTGGCGGAGAGTTTCTGTCTGAGATCGCTCCGGGCGGCCTCGGCCTCCTCTTTGTCTCGGCGCAGGCGGGCCCTTTCCCGGCGCAGGGCGACGATCGTAATCCCCGAAACCGCACAGAGACAGGCCAGTAGGAGGAGAATGAGAAGCATGACGGTATTCATGTCTACAAAGATAGGTTCTTTTGCGGAAAATTTCGTATATTTGTTCAAATAATCAAAAAATCGATCCTCATGCAACGGACAGTAGCCCCATCGATGCTTTCGGCCGATTTCGGCCATCTGGAACGCGATACGCGGATGATCGACCGCAGTGCCGCCGAATGGGTCCATATCGACGTCATGGACGGGGTGTTCGTCCCGAATATTTCGTTCGGATTCCCCGTGATAAAGCCCATCCGGAAGGCGACGTCGAAGTTCCTCGACGTGCATCTGATGATCGTCGAGCCCGAGAAGTATGTCGCGCGGTTCGTCGAGGCCGGGGCCGATCTGGTGACCTTCCACCTCGAAGCCACCGCAGACC from uncultured Alistipes sp. carries:
- the rmuC gene encoding DNA recombination protein RmuC — translated: MLLILLLLACLCAVSGITIVALRRERARLRRDKEEAEAARSDLRQKLSATETLLAETRQGRDTAERELHDLREAHLRTRTELAALQASTDSEIASLRAKNAEEREAERAAREKLEERFRLEFKNLATEILGEQSRAFKQTNKESLDLLLKPFRENITEFRERVERIYSHENEQRGELKNELKRLMELNQHISADARNLTDALKGNSKVQGDWGEMLLETILDSSSLSKGIHYETQYNIKDEEGRNLRPDVVLHLPEKKDIVIDSKVSLTAFVNYTAAESEEERRRHLAAHVASVRQHVVELGRKEYQRRLNSPDFVIMFVPNEPAFLAALQSDPKIWSDAYERKVIVSSPTNLFALLKLVADLWKYNDQDKNTREIAACGLKLYEQLVAFTASLEGVGTALGKARDAYDDAYKRLCTGNDNIIRVGERLRRTARLQTKRQHTPRTLELAGRDADEEPTEEPAEVFAKIPAKASTEEPAANGDGTAPQPDGRRNPESGETA